The window CGCCGGTTTTCGCGCTCTCCTCTGGTTCCTCTTCCGCGTCCTCGAGGTCCTCGATCTCCTCGTCCCGCGGCGCGTTCTGTGTCCCGAGGTCGCCGCCGTCGACCTCGTCCGGATCACGGTCGATCCGCTCGAGTTCGTCCTCGATTTCGGCCTCCCGTTCCGCCTCGCGTTCGCTGGTTCTGTCGCTGTCGTCTTCGGCCATGACACCGGTCGTTCGTCGTCCAGCGACGTGGGCCTCCGGCCGTCGAGTGCAACGTCGATCCAGCCGAACGGCCCCGTCTCGGGTCTCGTCTCGAGTTCCGATCGAACTAACCGTCCAGCCGACACGAAAGACAGATAAAAGGCCCCGCGTTGTGAACACATAGATATGGACGTTCCGTACGACCTCACCTCGTACGTCAGGGTGTTGAAGATGGCGACGACACCCACGACGAACGAGTTCCTTCAGGTGTCGAAGATCGCCGGTGCTGGCATCCTGCTCGTCGGGTTGATGGGATTCCTCATCGGCGCGATAATGCTCGTGCTGACCGGTGGTGGCATCTGATGGGAATCTACGCAGTCAAGACCACCGCGAGCCAGGAACGCACCGTCGCGGACATGATCATCAACCGCGAGGAGCCCGAGATCCACGCCGCGCTCGCGCCGGACTCGCTTACCTCCTACGTGATGGTCGAGTCCGACGGCGACGCGGTCCTTCAGCGCGTCCTCGAGGACATCCCCCACGCCCGGAGCATCGTCCCCGGCGAGTCCGACATTTCGGAAGTCGAGCACTTCCTCTCGCCGAAGCCGGACGTCGAGGGGATCGCCGAGGGCGACATCGTGGAACTCATCGCCGGCCCGTTCAAGGGCGAGAAGGCACAGGTCCAGCGCATCGACGAGGGCAAGGATCAGGTGACCGTCGAACTGTACGAAGCGACGGTCCCGATTCCGGTGACCGTTCGGGGCGACCAGATTCGCGTCCTCGATTCCGACGAGCGGTAACTCCCGTTTAGCCCACGGCTAGCCGGTTCGGCACCCGACTCGAGGCTGCTCGAACGACACCTATCGGCAGTCTCTTCTCGAATGTGCTCGGTGTTCATCGCGAACGGGCGAGTAGAAAAGCGAGAGCCGAACGCACGCTCGAGACGGACACAGACGCAACTGCTCGAGGGTCAGCCTTCGCGTTTCAGTTCGGTCGCGATCGTTTCCATGTTCGCTTCGGACTCGATCTCGTCTAAGAGTTCCTCGCGCTCGCGGACGTCCTCCGCGTCGGCCCCGTAGGCCCGGACGTACTCCGCCCGGCTGTGTTCGTTGAACGCGTGGCGGATCGCCAGGTAGCCGTCCGGAACGACGGTGCCACAGACCTTGCACTCCCGACGCTCGTGTTCGGTCGCCTGATGGACCACGGCCGACTCGACGTCGGCGAACACCTCCCCGCAGCCGTCGATTCCGCATTCCCAGGCCATTTGGGGGTAGTCGGTGGGCCGACCTAATGGTCTTTTCGTCGTTACCTCGCGTCGATATAACCGTTCGAGTCAGCGTGGACAACCCCTCGTCGTCGGGGGTCCACTCGAGTGGGCCGGAATCCCGGAATCAGAACGAATAACTCGCCCGTCCCGTTATCGTCCCGTGTGAGCGAGAGCGATGGCGACGGTGACGGCGGTCCCGGTGTCGGCGTCGATGACGAAAGCGAAGTCGGCGACGGCGACGCCGTCTCGCGCGTCGACTGTCACGTGAAAGTGCTCGACGACGAGGTCGTGGCGCGGGCCGAGCAGGCGGGCCTCGACGCGATCGTCTACGCTCCACACTTCACCCGACTCCCGGAAATTCGGCGCGAAGCCGAGCGCTACTCGACCGACGACTTGCTGGTCGTGCCCGCCCGGGAGGTCTTCACCGGCCCCTGGTACGAACGCAAACACGTCCTCGCGATCGGCCTCGAGGAGCCGGTTCCCGACTTCATCCCGCTCGAGACCGCGATGGACGAGTTCGAACGCCAGGACGCGACGGTACTCGCCCCTCACCCCGAGTTCGCCAACGTGAGCGTCACCGCGTCCGACGTTCATCGGTACGCGGACCGGATCGACGCGCTCGAGATCTTCAACCCGAAACACCTCCCGCTGCACAACCGACAGGCCCGCGAGATCGCCGAATCGGTCGACCTACCGCCGTTTACCTCCTCCTACGCCCACCTGCCGCGAACGGTCGGGGTCTC of the Halobiforma lacisalsi AJ5 genome contains:
- a CDS encoding protein translocase SEC61 complex subunit gamma, with the protein product MDVPYDLTSYVRVLKMATTPTTNEFLQVSKIAGAGILLVGLMGFLIGAIMLVLTGGGI
- a CDS encoding transcription elongation factor Spt5, giving the protein MGIYAVKTTASQERTVADMIINREEPEIHAALAPDSLTSYVMVESDGDAVLQRVLEDIPHARSIVPGESDISEVEHFLSPKPDVEGIAEGDIVELIAGPFKGEKAQVQRIDEGKDQVTVELYEATVPIPVTVRGDQIRVLDSDER
- a CDS encoding DUF7565 family protein, with translation MAWECGIDGCGEVFADVESAVVHQATEHERRECKVCGTVVPDGYLAIRHAFNEHSRAEYVRAYGADAEDVREREELLDEIESEANMETIATELKREG
- a CDS encoding PHP-associated domain-containing protein gives rise to the protein MKVLDDEVVARAEQAGLDAIVYAPHFTRLPEIRREAERYSTDDLLVVPAREVFTGPWYERKHVLAIGLEEPVPDFIPLETAMDEFERQDATVLAPHPEFANVSVTASDVHRYADRIDALEIFNPKHLPLHNRQAREIAESVDLPPFTSSYAHLPRTVGVSHTTFDVPIETEADLRAALEDGLARRIVYRNGLDRWATTAGELGHLAYENTWKKVDRLFLSGIEPTHPRHIAYDGRFEDVAVY